The proteins below are encoded in one region of Knoellia sp. S7-12:
- a CDS encoding ECF transporter S component, with protein sequence MTALATPPPPETRAAPAARIRAIRLRPRSIAAITAVSLAGVVAFGWPLIVDPGTTFGHSTDAPLLFSLLMPLLLAVVLAEISEGGLDVKAIAMLGVLSAVGAALRPVGAGTAGLETVFFLLILGGRVFGAGFGFVLGATTLFASSLITGGVGPWLPFQMLGAAWVGLGAGLLPPLKGKAEIALLAAYGAVSGVLYGVALNLMFWPFTTGLEGALSFVAGAPLVDNLHRFLVYSFATSLGWDIGRAITNIVLVALTGSVVLRTLRRAARKAAFEAPVEFTAARIAGSDTPH encoded by the coding sequence GTGACCGCGCTCGCCACTCCCCCGCCACCGGAGACCCGGGCGGCGCCGGCGGCTCGAATCCGAGCAATCCGGTTGCGACCGCGCTCCATCGCGGCCATCACCGCCGTGAGCCTCGCCGGAGTCGTTGCCTTCGGGTGGCCGCTCATCGTCGACCCCGGGACGACCTTCGGCCACTCGACCGACGCACCCCTGCTCTTCTCGCTGCTCATGCCTCTGCTGCTCGCCGTCGTCCTCGCCGAGATCTCCGAGGGCGGGCTCGACGTCAAGGCGATCGCCATGCTGGGCGTCCTGTCCGCCGTCGGCGCCGCCCTGCGGCCCGTGGGCGCCGGGACTGCGGGACTCGAGACCGTCTTCTTCCTCCTCATCCTCGGCGGCCGCGTCTTCGGCGCCGGGTTTGGCTTCGTCCTCGGCGCGACGACACTCTTCGCCTCCTCGCTCATCACCGGAGGCGTCGGCCCCTGGCTGCCGTTCCAGATGCTCGGCGCGGCATGGGTGGGCCTGGGTGCCGGACTGCTGCCACCGCTCAAGGGGAAGGCCGAGATCGCTCTCCTCGCGGCATACGGAGCAGTGTCCGGGGTGCTCTATGGAGTCGCCCTCAACCTCATGTTCTGGCCGTTCACGACCGGCCTCGAGGGCGCCCTCTCCTTCGTTGCCGGCGCTCCGCTCGTCGACAACCTGCACCGCTTCCTCGTCTACTCCTTCGCGACCTCCCTCGGCTGGGACATCGGCCGCGCGATCACCAACATCGTTCTCGTGGCCCTCACCGGCAGCGTCGTGCTGCGCACCCTGCGCCGCGCCGCACGCAAGGCGGCATTCGAGGCACCCGTCGAGTTCACCGCAGCACGGATCGCCGGGTCGGACACCCCTCACTGA
- a CDS encoding TetR/AcrR family transcriptional regulator, producing the protein MSENPAHQADVTRVRAAAAVPGNSVRRRRVDPERRSQLLIALEDLVLREGFTALSVDDMARRLRCSKATLYSVASSKEQLVIALTKHFFRQATEEIEEAVSAVEDPRLRISTYLAGVGTAMSRCSPVFYTDMVGYAPTADVYAANSDAAARRVRELIDSGVRAGALRAVDGTFAGQLVALAIEGIQSGALLSPTGLSAGQAYTEMADLLLHGLNATPGHTPD; encoded by the coding sequence ATGAGCGAAAACCCCGCGCACCAGGCCGACGTGACCCGGGTGCGAGCGGCCGCGGCGGTGCCGGGGAACTCGGTGCGTCGCCGTCGAGTCGATCCGGAACGCCGCTCCCAGCTGCTGATCGCTTTGGAGGACCTGGTGCTGCGGGAGGGGTTCACCGCCCTCAGCGTCGATGACATGGCCCGGCGGCTGCGCTGCTCGAAGGCGACGCTGTACAGCGTCGCCAGCAGCAAGGAGCAGTTGGTCATCGCCTTGACCAAGCACTTCTTCCGCCAGGCCACCGAGGAGATCGAGGAGGCCGTCAGCGCAGTCGAGGACCCTCGACTGCGGATCTCGACGTACCTCGCCGGAGTGGGGACGGCGATGAGTCGCTGCTCGCCGGTCTTCTACACCGACATGGTGGGGTACGCCCCCACCGCGGACGTGTATGCCGCCAACTCCGACGCCGCGGCCCGTCGGGTCCGCGAGCTCATCGACTCCGGTGTGCGGGCTGGGGCGTTGCGCGCGGTGGACGGGACCTTCGCCGGCCAGCTCGTCGCGCTGGCCATCGAGGGAATCCAGTCCGGCGCTCTGCTCAGCCCTACCGGCCTGAGCGCCGGTCAGGCGTACACCGAGATGGCTGACCTGCTGCTCCACGGCCTCAACGCCACTCCTGGCCACACGCCCGACTGA
- a CDS encoding AMP-binding protein, with protein MPSFPSSAVDATVEARVLELHARFTDPTADVAALLCDDHPADAVALTVVDATGAAEVLTYGELAERSTRCARALAGLGVGRGDRVATLMDKSTDLVVLIVAIWRLGGVYVPLFTAFAPQAIAMRLEGSGCQLIVVDPGQRAKLVPGPDLAEDLDRRILVTGVEAPEHDGDLLLADVAAAASAEPLPRVAVGGDGPLVHMFTSGTTGKPKGVVHPVAYLAGWQGYLEFGLAVTGESTYWCAADPGWAYGLYSAVAAPLSAGLSTVLVSGGFSVEGTWRVLAEQRVTDFAAAPTVYRGLRSSSVPVPSGLALQRLSSAGEPLTPEVNEWAASALGLQVHDHFGQTEVGMVLANCHHPDLARPLKPGSMGRAIPGWELTVLAEDTDEPAGPGVLGRVAVDVPASPAMTFTEYQTPGQADSKFSPDRRRYLTGDSSRADADGDFFFASRDDDVIIMAGYRIGPFEIESVLVQHPAVVECCVVAAPDEVRGEVIEAHVVLREGTPGTPELAVELQQLVKTRYAAHAYPRTVHFHDSLPKTPSGKLQRYLLRSRPGGVA; from the coding sequence TTGCCGTCATTCCCATCGTCGGCCGTCGACGCAACTGTCGAGGCCCGCGTTCTCGAGCTTCATGCCCGGTTCACCGACCCGACTGCTGACGTCGCGGCGCTGCTTTGTGACGACCACCCCGCCGACGCGGTCGCGCTCACCGTTGTCGACGCGACCGGTGCCGCTGAGGTCCTGACCTACGGCGAGCTGGCCGAGCGGTCCACCCGTTGCGCCCGGGCCCTGGCCGGGCTCGGGGTCGGGCGCGGGGACAGGGTGGCGACCCTGATGGACAAGAGCACCGACCTGGTGGTGCTGATCGTGGCGATCTGGCGGCTGGGCGGGGTGTACGTCCCGCTGTTCACCGCCTTCGCCCCGCAGGCCATCGCGATGCGCTTGGAGGGCTCGGGGTGCCAGCTCATCGTCGTCGACCCCGGCCAGCGAGCCAAGCTCGTGCCCGGCCCCGACCTGGCCGAAGACCTCGACCGCCGCATCCTGGTCACCGGAGTCGAGGCACCCGAGCACGACGGTGACCTACTGCTGGCCGATGTCGCTGCCGCCGCGTCAGCGGAACCGCTGCCTCGAGTCGCCGTGGGAGGCGATGGCCCGCTCGTGCACATGTTCACCTCGGGGACCACGGGCAAGCCCAAGGGCGTGGTGCACCCCGTCGCGTACTTGGCCGGTTGGCAAGGGTACTTGGAGTTCGGGCTGGCCGTCACCGGGGAGAGCACCTACTGGTGCGCGGCGGACCCCGGCTGGGCCTACGGCCTGTACTCAGCTGTCGCCGCCCCGCTGTCCGCGGGGCTGTCGACGGTGCTGGTCTCCGGCGGCTTCTCCGTGGAGGGCACGTGGCGGGTGCTGGCCGAGCAGCGGGTCACGGACTTCGCCGCCGCCCCGACGGTGTACCGCGGCCTGCGCTCCTCCTCGGTCCCGGTGCCCTCCGGGCTGGCCCTGCAGCGGTTGTCCAGCGCCGGTGAACCGCTGACCCCCGAGGTCAACGAGTGGGCAGCAAGCGCCCTGGGACTGCAGGTACACGACCACTTCGGGCAGACCGAGGTCGGCATGGTGCTGGCCAACTGCCACCACCCCGACCTCGCCCGCCCGCTCAAGCCCGGCTCCATGGGCCGCGCCATCCCCGGCTGGGAACTGACCGTGCTGGCCGAGGACACTGACGAGCCGGCAGGACCCGGCGTGCTGGGCCGGGTCGCGGTCGACGTCCCGGCGAGCCCGGCGATGACGTTCACCGAGTACCAGACTCCGGGGCAGGCGGACTCCAAGTTCAGCCCCGACCGGCGCAGGTACCTCACCGGGGACTCGAGCCGGGCCGATGCCGACGGGGACTTCTTCTTCGCCTCACGGGACGACGACGTGATCATCATGGCCGGGTACCGGATCGGACCCTTTGAGATCGAGTCAGTGTTGGTCCAGCATCCCGCCGTCGTGGAGTGTTGCGTCGTCGCTGCTCCCGACGAGGTGCGCGGCGAAGTCATCGAGGCCCACGTGGTGCTCCGCGAGGGCACCCCAGGCACCCCCGAGCTCGCCGTCGAGCTGCAACAGCTGGTCAAGACTCGCTACGCCGCGCACGCCTACCCACGCACCGTGCACTTCCACGACTCGCTGCCCAAGACCCCCAGCGGCAAGCTCCAGCGCTACCTCCTCCGCAGCCGACCGGGCGGTGTCGCGTGA
- a CDS encoding energy-coupling factor transporter transmembrane component T, with protein MSPLLPRAVHPAAWWGWAIGLAIAVSTVNNPFLLFTALGVAALVVTSRRGSSPWAKSFRLYLWLGVFIVGVRTLLHVLVGLKFGETIVLPLPEVRLPSWAAGIDILGDVRLEGLLAAVTDGLRLAVMIACIGAANSLANPKRLLRSLPGALSEIGSAVVVTITVAPQLAESVQRVMRARALRGDTARGVRALPRIALPVLEDTLDRSLLLASAMDSRGYGRRREVTSAQRQVTATCTLGGLLASAVGIYGILDATTPDWLGAPVLAVGIALSLTGIWLGGRANARSTYRPDPWRWPEWLTVASGLAAAVAVHLVARGDAASLGMQVSPLAVPALPLIAVAGFLVAALPAFLTPTPPAPATRGQARVVAAGTGVAA; from the coding sequence ATGAGCCCGCTCCTGCCACGCGCCGTGCACCCCGCGGCATGGTGGGGGTGGGCCATCGGGCTCGCCATTGCCGTGAGCACGGTGAACAACCCCTTCCTGCTCTTCACCGCACTGGGGGTGGCCGCCCTCGTCGTCACGTCGCGACGGGGCAGCTCTCCCTGGGCAAAGTCGTTCCGCCTCTATCTCTGGCTCGGTGTCTTCATCGTCGGGGTGCGCACCCTGCTCCACGTCCTCGTCGGCCTGAAGTTCGGCGAGACCATCGTGCTTCCGCTTCCGGAGGTGAGGCTCCCGTCCTGGGCCGCGGGCATCGACATCCTCGGCGACGTCCGCCTTGAGGGCCTGCTCGCCGCCGTCACTGACGGGCTGCGGCTCGCCGTGATGATCGCGTGCATCGGCGCCGCCAACTCTTTGGCCAACCCCAAGCGACTGCTGCGCAGCCTGCCCGGCGCCCTGAGCGAGATCGGCTCTGCAGTCGTCGTCACGATCACGGTCGCACCCCAGCTCGCCGAGAGCGTCCAGCGCGTCATGAGGGCTCGCGCCCTGCGTGGCGACACGGCCCGCGGTGTCCGCGCCCTCCCTCGCATCGCCCTCCCCGTCCTCGAGGACACCCTCGACCGGTCGCTGCTCCTCGCGTCCGCCATGGACTCGCGCGGCTACGGCCGTCGCCGCGAGGTCACGTCGGCGCAGCGCCAAGTCACGGCCACCTGCACCTTGGGCGGGCTCCTCGCGAGCGCCGTCGGGATCTACGGGATCCTCGATGCGACGACGCCTGATTGGCTCGGTGCGCCCGTTCTCGCCGTTGGAATTGCGTTGTCGCTCACCGGGATCTGGCTTGGTGGACGTGCCAACGCTCGATCGACCTATCGCCCCGATCCGTGGCGCTGGCCGGAGTGGCTCACCGTCGCATCGGGTCTCGCCGCTGCCGTGGCGGTGCACCTCGTCGCCCGCGGCGATGCCGCATCCTTGGGTATGCAGGTCAGCCCCCTTGCTGTGCCCGCCCTCCCCCTCATTGCTGTGGCCGGCTTCCTCGTGGCCGCCCTGCCCGCCTTCCTCACCCCGACTCCCCCGGCCCCCGCCACCCGTGGCCAAGCCCGAGTTGTTGCGGCAGGAACGGGGGTGGCGGCGTGA
- a CDS encoding ATP-binding cassette domain-containing protein, translating into MIELDRVTVTFDGATQPVLRDVTLSIDEGELVLVVGRTGSGKSTLLGAITGHVPHFTGGTLAGHVRIHGRDTRDHRPRDLADLVGVVGQDPLAGFVTDTVEEELAYGMEQLGLSASTMRKRVEETLDVLGIAELRGAALSELSGGQQQRVAIGSVLTAHPKVIVLDEPTSALDPTGAEDVLATITRLVHDLAVTVIVAEHRIERVLQYADTVVHVGLDGVVSQGDPAHMMIEADVAPPVIELGRWAGWSPLPLSVRDARRRASEWRSLPVASRQTTPPDGPLLVVAKDIVIQHDTVVAVADVDLSLRGGEITALMGRNGAGKSSLLWGLQGSGALRSGSVRVTNPDSTTVDVHQLDAAERRGHVGLVPQSAADLLYLDSVGAECHQADRESGRQPGTCRSLLDNLAPGIPDDRHPRDLSEGQRLAVVLAVQLTADPPVLLLDEPTRGLDYSGKAALRSALHALTQRGRCVVVSTHDVEFVAETADRVVVMAAGELVADGPTADVVVSSPAFAPQVAKITAPQPWLTVDDVRYAVGVPS; encoded by the coding sequence GTGATCGAACTCGACCGGGTCACGGTGACCTTCGACGGCGCCACCCAACCGGTGCTGCGTGACGTCACCCTGAGCATCGACGAGGGCGAGCTCGTGCTCGTCGTCGGCCGCACCGGCTCGGGCAAGTCGACCCTGCTCGGGGCGATCACCGGTCATGTCCCCCACTTCACCGGCGGGACCCTCGCCGGGCACGTCCGCATCCACGGGCGTGACACCCGCGACCACCGCCCGCGCGACCTCGCCGATCTCGTGGGTGTCGTCGGCCAGGACCCGCTTGCCGGCTTCGTCACGGACACGGTCGAGGAGGAGCTCGCCTACGGCATGGAGCAGCTCGGCCTGTCCGCGTCGACGATGCGCAAACGGGTTGAGGAGACGCTCGACGTCCTGGGTATCGCTGAACTGCGCGGCGCCGCCCTGAGCGAGCTCTCGGGGGGCCAACAGCAACGCGTTGCCATTGGCTCGGTCCTCACTGCCCACCCCAAGGTCATCGTCCTCGACGAGCCGACGTCGGCCTTGGATCCGACGGGCGCCGAGGACGTCCTCGCCACCATCACCCGCCTCGTCCACGACCTGGCAGTCACGGTCATCGTGGCGGAGCACCGCATCGAACGCGTCCTCCAATATGCCGACACCGTCGTCCACGTAGGCCTCGATGGCGTTGTCTCACAGGGTGATCCGGCGCACATGATGATCGAAGCCGACGTCGCACCGCCCGTCATCGAGCTCGGTCGCTGGGCCGGCTGGTCGCCCCTGCCGCTGTCGGTGCGCGATGCCCGCCGACGTGCCTCTGAGTGGCGTTCGCTCCCCGTCGCGTCCCGGCAGACGACACCGCCCGACGGCCCGCTTCTCGTCGTGGCCAAGGACATCGTCATCCAGCACGACACCGTGGTCGCCGTCGCCGATGTCGACCTCTCGCTGCGTGGTGGGGAGATCACCGCACTCATGGGTCGCAACGGTGCCGGCAAGTCCTCGCTCCTCTGGGGCCTGCAGGGGTCAGGCGCGCTCCGTTCGGGCAGCGTGCGCGTGACGAACCCCGACTCAACGACCGTCGACGTGCACCAGCTCGATGCCGCCGAACGACGCGGCCATGTCGGTCTCGTCCCCCAGTCCGCTGCCGACCTCCTGTATCTCGACTCGGTCGGCGCCGAGTGCCACCAGGCTGACCGCGAGAGCGGTCGCCAGCCCGGCACCTGTCGCAGCCTGCTCGACAACCTGGCACCCGGCATACCCGACGATCGTCACCCTCGCGACCTGTCCGAAGGACAACGGCTCGCGGTCGTCCTCGCCGTCCAGCTCACCGCCGACCCACCTGTCCTCCTTCTCGACGAGCCCACCCGCGGTCTCGACTACTCCGGCAAGGCGGCCCTGAGAAGCGCACTGCACGCCCTCACGCAGCGGGGTCGGTGCGTGGTGGTGTCGACGCACGACGTCGAGTTCGTCGCCGAGACCGCCGACCGGGTGGTCGTCATGGCGGCCGGTGAGCTCGTCGCCGACGGCCCCACCGCCGACGTCGTCGTCTCGAGCCCGGCCTTCGCCCCGCAGGTCGCCAAGATCACCGCACCCCAGCCGTGGCTCACCGTCGACGACGTCCGGTATGCCGTGGGGGTGCCTTCGTGA
- a CDS encoding NUDIX hydrolase family protein, with amino-acid sequence MGPLEVDSTPAWLSREELDNARERLPILYVDAVPVRVDERGAVSAVGLLLRASSDGDIQRELVSGRVLYHERVRDALLRHLEKDLGPMALPQVPTSPVPFTVAEYFPTPGVTPFHDPRQHAVSLAFVVPVSGDCAPQQDALDLAWLTPDEALAPGVLAEMERGHGVLLRQALAHLGHPV; translated from the coding sequence ATGGGTCCCCTCGAAGTCGACAGCACACCCGCCTGGCTGAGCCGCGAAGAGCTCGACAACGCCCGTGAGCGCCTGCCGATCCTCTATGTCGACGCCGTCCCGGTCCGGGTCGACGAGCGCGGGGCCGTCTCAGCGGTGGGCCTGCTGCTGAGAGCCTCCAGCGACGGAGACATCCAGCGCGAGCTCGTCTCCGGCCGCGTGCTCTATCACGAGCGCGTCCGTGACGCCCTCCTCCGGCACCTCGAGAAGGACCTCGGCCCCATGGCCCTGCCACAGGTCCCCACCTCGCCTGTCCCGTTCACCGTGGCCGAGTACTTCCCCACCCCCGGCGTGACGCCCTTCCACGACCCGCGCCAGCACGCCGTCTCACTCGCGTTCGTAGTCCCTGTCTCGGGCGACTGCGCCCCACAGCAGGACGCCCTCGACCTTGCCTGGCTCACCCCCGACGAAGCCCTTGCCCCGGGCGTCCTCGCCGAGATGGAACGCGGCCACGGAGTCCTCCTGCGCCAAGCCCTCGCACATCTCGGTCACCCCGTCTAA
- a CDS encoding enoyl-CoA hydratase/isomerase family protein: MSAPPTTHPVLVDQRGDVRWLTLNRPERRNALDAALIAALTEQVTDADADPGTKVVAVSGAGRSFCAGGDFNEFLACDRGGTHPVRFLEDVSACFTQISAAATPWVAVLHGHAVAGGLELALACDLVVAADTTLIGDGHLSHGLLPAGGSSVRLPTAVGHSLARRLLLTGELLPATAFTASGWLDRVVPEAELEDAAMDVCAQLAATAGPSQSALKGLLHRITGAEPAYALQAELDAFACNWTTQPVAAALESFLTPHTSGGTG, from the coding sequence GTGAGCGCACCCCCGACCACCCACCCGGTGCTCGTCGACCAGCGCGGTGACGTGCGGTGGCTGACCCTCAACCGGCCCGAGCGGCGCAACGCCCTGGACGCAGCACTCATCGCCGCCCTCACCGAGCAGGTCACTGACGCCGACGCCGACCCCGGCACCAAGGTCGTAGCCGTCAGCGGTGCCGGACGGAGCTTCTGCGCCGGCGGCGACTTCAACGAGTTCCTCGCATGTGACCGCGGAGGCACCCACCCGGTGCGGTTCCTCGAGGACGTGTCGGCGTGCTTCACCCAGATCTCCGCGGCAGCCACCCCGTGGGTCGCGGTCCTGCACGGGCACGCCGTCGCCGGCGGCCTGGAACTGGCCCTGGCGTGTGACCTGGTGGTCGCCGCGGACACCACGCTGATCGGCGACGGCCATCTGAGCCACGGCCTGTTGCCCGCCGGCGGGTCCAGCGTCCGGCTGCCGACGGCCGTCGGCCACAGTCTGGCCCGGCGGCTGCTGCTGACCGGCGAACTGCTCCCCGCCACCGCCTTCACCGCCAGCGGCTGGCTCGACCGAGTCGTCCCCGAGGCCGAGCTGGAGGACGCAGCCATGGACGTCTGCGCGCAACTCGCGGCCACCGCCGGCCCCTCCCAGTCCGCTCTCAAGGGCCTGTTGCACCGCATCACCGGAGCCGAGCCCGCGTACGCCCTGCAGGCCGAGCTCGACGCCTTCGCCTGCAACTGGACCACCCAACCGGTCGCCGCCGCCCTGGAGTCGTTCCTCACCCCTCACACCTCGGGAGGCACCGGTTGA
- a CDS encoding SDR family NAD(P)-dependent oxidoreductase, producing the protein MNRYEGRVVAVTGAAQGLGLGMAQRFAAEGATVVLADVSEQALATAGSGIRDQGAGAVRTDVLDVTVSADVNAWVASVQADTGGIDVLVNNAGIIRDNRLEDITDVDWRAVLDVSLGGSFYCARAVFPGMKERGYGRIVSFSSMSWRGNFGQSNYVAAKAGLVGLTRTLALEGARHGITANAIAPGLIETPMLASMNGPARDKLTAKVPMRHTGQPTDISEAAAFLASEAAGYITGVVLDVDGGISIGSSIR; encoded by the coding sequence ATGAATCGCTACGAAGGCCGGGTCGTCGCCGTCACCGGCGCCGCCCAAGGGCTGGGTCTGGGCATGGCACAACGGTTCGCCGCCGAGGGCGCCACCGTGGTCCTGGCCGACGTCTCGGAGCAGGCCCTCGCCACAGCCGGTAGTGGCATCCGTGACCAGGGTGCCGGCGCGGTTCGGACCGACGTCCTCGACGTGACTGTCTCCGCCGACGTCAACGCGTGGGTCGCCTCCGTGCAGGCCGACACCGGAGGCATCGATGTGCTGGTCAACAACGCTGGCATTATCCGGGACAACCGCCTAGAGGACATCACCGACGTCGACTGGCGTGCGGTCCTGGACGTCAGCCTCGGGGGCTCCTTCTACTGCGCTCGCGCCGTCTTCCCCGGCATGAAGGAACGCGGCTACGGCCGGATCGTCAGCTTCTCCTCCATGTCCTGGCGGGGGAACTTCGGGCAGTCCAACTACGTCGCCGCCAAAGCCGGCCTCGTCGGGCTGACCCGCACCCTGGCCCTGGAAGGCGCCCGCCACGGCATCACCGCCAACGCCATCGCCCCGGGCCTCATCGAGACCCCGATGCTGGCCTCGATGAACGGCCCCGCCCGGGACAAGCTGACCGCCAAGGTCCCCATGCGCCACACCGGGCAGCCCACCGACATCTCCGAAGCCGCCGCGTTCCTGGCGTCTGAGGCCGCGGGCTACATCACCGGCGTCGTCCTCGACGTCGACGGCGGTATCTCCATCGGCTCTTCCATCCGCTGA